The Streptomyces avermitilis MA-4680 = NBRC 14893 genome contains a region encoding:
- a CDS encoding LLM class F420-dependent oxidoreductase gives MKFGVSTFLTDEGIGPAALGPALEERGFDALLLAEHSHIPVKRETPYPGGGELPRVYYRTLDPFVALGAVASVTSELLLGTGIALVVQRDPIHTAKEVASLDLVSGGRAVFGVGAGWNREEMRNHRTDPTERGRLMDERIRAIIELWTKDEAEFHGDFVDFAPVYSWPKPVQRPHPPIWVGGGSERTFARVAEYGAAWMPSGVPPKELGAQIERMRKTAGDRPAVVVYAAQHDRESLDTYAELGVERVLLYLPTQPEDETLRTLDELAEAVSAYR, from the coding sequence ATGAAGTTCGGAGTGTCGACGTTCCTCACCGACGAGGGCATCGGTCCGGCGGCGCTGGGGCCGGCCCTGGAGGAGCGCGGGTTCGACGCGCTGCTCCTGGCCGAGCACTCGCACATCCCGGTGAAGCGGGAGACGCCGTACCCGGGCGGCGGCGAGCTGCCGCGCGTGTACTACCGCACGCTCGATCCGTTCGTGGCGCTCGGCGCGGTCGCCTCGGTGACCAGCGAGCTGCTTCTGGGCACGGGGATCGCGCTGGTGGTCCAGCGCGATCCGATCCACACGGCGAAGGAAGTGGCCAGCCTCGATCTGGTCTCCGGCGGCCGTGCCGTGTTCGGTGTCGGCGCCGGCTGGAACCGGGAGGAGATGCGCAACCACCGGACGGATCCGACCGAACGTGGCCGGCTGATGGACGAACGGATCCGCGCGATCATCGAACTGTGGACCAAGGACGAGGCCGAGTTCCACGGCGACTTCGTCGACTTCGCCCCCGTCTACTCCTGGCCCAAGCCCGTCCAGCGGCCGCACCCGCCGATCTGGGTCGGCGGCGGCAGCGAGCGCACCTTCGCCCGTGTCGCCGAGTACGGGGCGGCGTGGATGCCCAGCGGAGTACCGCCCAAGGAGCTGGGCGCGCAGATCGAGCGCATGCGCAAGACGGCCGGAGACCGGCCGGCCGTGGTGGTGTACGCGGCCCAGCACGACCGGGAGTCGCTCGACACCTACGCGGAACTCGGCGTCGAGCGCGTCCTGCTCTATCTGCCGACCCAGCCGGAGGACGAGACGCTGCGCACGCTGGACGAGCTGGCCGAGGCCGTGTCCGCCTACCGGTGA
- a CDS encoding protease inhibitor produces MPNTARWAVTLTLTATAVCGPLAGASLATPNAAASGLYAPSALVLTTGHGQSAATATPERAVTLNCAPTASGTHPAAVSACAELRATGGDFDALSARSDAMCTRQYDPVVVTVEGVWQGKRVAYERTFANECVKNSYGTTVFTF; encoded by the coding sequence ATGCCGAACACCGCACGCTGGGCAGTGACCCTGACCCTGACCGCCACCGCCGTCTGCGGCCCCCTCGCCGGGGCTTCCCTCGCCACCCCGAACGCCGCCGCCTCCGGGCTCTACGCCCCCTCGGCCCTGGTGCTCACCACGGGCCACGGCCAGAGCGCGGCCACCGCCACCCCTGAGCGCGCCGTCACGCTGAACTGCGCCCCGACCGCCTCGGGCACCCATCCGGCCGCCGTCTCCGCCTGTGCCGAACTGCGGGCGACGGGCGGCGACTTCGATGCCTTGAGTGCCAGAAGCGATGCCATGTGTACCCGGCAGTACGACCCTGTGGTCGTCACGGTCGAGGGCGTGTGGCAGGGCAAGCGCGTCGCGTACGAGCGCACCTTCGCCAACGAGTGCGTGAAGAACTCCTACGGGACGACCGTCTTCACGTTCTGA
- a CDS encoding MFS transporter, which yields MSQKTLTESTRTGAAQAPPAASSRRWWILAVVAIAQLMVVLDATIVNIALPSAQADLGFSDGNRQWVVTAYALAFASLLLLGGRIADLFGRKPAFLAGVTGFALASALGGAATSFEMLVTARALQGVFGALLAPAALSLLNTTFTDARERAKAFSVYGAIAGAGGAVGLLLGGILTDAFDWRWTLYVNVAIAVVAFAGGWLSLSNHRDATNSKLDVPGTVLVAGGLFALVYGFSNAETHDWGSPRTWGFLIAGGVLLTAFAWWQTRAAHPLLPLRILLDRSRGASYLAVLITGAGMFGVFLFLTYYLQLNLGFSPTRTGVAFLPMVGALMVTAQLGTTVLLPRIGPKAVIPLGFAIATVGMAWLTGIGTGSHYATAVLPQLIVIGVGLGMVMPPAMQLATGGVGPEDAGVASATVNAMQQVGGSIGTALLNTLAASAATGYLSGKDATSKLVRAQATIESYTTAFWWSAVFFVAGAVIAFLLYRPGKPEQAADAAPVVHM from the coding sequence ATGTCCCAGAAGACTCTGACCGAAAGCACCCGGACGGGTGCCGCGCAGGCGCCGCCCGCGGCCTCGTCCCGGCGGTGGTGGATCCTCGCGGTCGTCGCCATAGCCCAGTTGATGGTCGTCCTCGACGCCACCATCGTGAACATCGCTCTGCCGTCGGCGCAGGCGGACCTCGGGTTCTCCGACGGCAACCGGCAGTGGGTCGTCACCGCGTACGCGCTGGCGTTCGCCTCGCTGCTCCTGCTCGGCGGCCGCATCGCCGACCTCTTCGGCCGCAAGCCCGCCTTCCTGGCCGGCGTCACCGGATTCGCGCTGGCCTCCGCGCTCGGCGGCGCCGCGACGAGCTTCGAGATGCTGGTCACCGCACGTGCCCTGCAAGGGGTCTTCGGCGCGCTCCTCGCGCCCGCCGCGCTCTCGCTCCTGAACACGACGTTCACCGACGCGCGGGAGCGGGCCAAGGCGTTCAGCGTGTACGGCGCCATCGCCGGCGCCGGTGGCGCGGTGGGCCTGTTGCTCGGCGGCATCCTGACCGACGCGTTCGACTGGCGCTGGACGCTGTACGTCAACGTGGCCATCGCCGTGGTCGCCTTCGCCGGCGGCTGGTTGTCGCTGAGCAACCACCGCGACGCCACGAACTCCAAGCTGGACGTGCCGGGTACGGTGCTGGTCGCCGGAGGTCTCTTCGCCCTGGTCTACGGCTTCTCCAACGCCGAGACGCACGACTGGGGTTCGCCGCGGACCTGGGGCTTCCTGATCGCCGGCGGTGTGCTGCTGACGGCCTTCGCCTGGTGGCAGACGCGTGCCGCACACCCGCTGCTGCCGCTGCGCATCCTGCTCGACCGCAGCCGCGGTGCCTCGTACCTCGCCGTGCTCATCACCGGCGCGGGCATGTTCGGTGTATTCCTCTTCCTCACCTACTACCTTCAGCTGAACCTGGGCTTCAGCCCCACCAGGACCGGTGTGGCGTTCCTGCCGATGGTCGGGGCGCTGATGGTGACGGCGCAGCTCGGCACCACGGTGCTGCTGCCGCGGATCGGGCCGAAGGCCGTCATCCCGCTGGGCTTCGCGATCGCCACGGTCGGCATGGCCTGGCTGACCGGCATCGGAACCGGTTCGCACTACGCGACCGCGGTGCTGCCGCAGCTGATCGTGATCGGCGTGGGCCTCGGCATGGTGATGCCGCCGGCCATGCAGCTCGCCACCGGCGGGGTGGGGCCCGAGGACGCGGGTGTCGCCTCCGCGACGGTCAACGCCATGCAGCAGGTGGGCGGTTCGATCGGTACGGCGCTGCTGAACACGCTGGCCGCGAGCGCCGCGACCGGCTATCTGTCCGGCAAGGACGCGACCAGCAAGCTGGTCCGGGCACAGGCGACGATCGAGAGCTACACCACCGCGTTCTGGTGGTCGGCGGTCTTCTTCGTCGCGGGCGCGGTGATCGCGTTCCTGCTCTATCGCCCCGGGAAGCCTGAGCAGGCCGCGGACGCCGCACCGGTCGTCCACATGTGA
- a CDS encoding SRPBCC family protein gives MSTELTGTHLTLPDGRPAVRFSRVYDHPADRVWQFVTDPDELARWFPSRAEIELRPGGTITFSGDPNMENSTGRVIAVDVPGHLSFEWGGDELHFDLEPLDGKRTRCTLTNVLADAKAAARNAAGWEVCLAALDARARGERLEGPHAGATAPWKEIYRGYVEAGFPSGAPVPGLD, from the coding sequence ATGTCAACCGAACTCACCGGTACCCACCTCACCCTCCCCGACGGCCGCCCCGCCGTCCGTTTCAGCCGTGTCTACGACCATCCCGCCGACCGCGTCTGGCAGTTCGTGACCGACCCCGACGAGCTGGCCCGGTGGTTCCCCTCCCGCGCCGAGATCGAGCTGCGCCCCGGCGGCACGATCACGTTCAGCGGCGACCCGAACATGGAGAACTCCACGGGCCGGGTCATCGCCGTCGACGTGCCCGGGCACCTGTCCTTCGAGTGGGGCGGCGACGAACTCCACTTCGACCTCGAACCCCTGGACGGCAAGCGCACCCGCTGCACGCTCACCAACGTCCTGGCGGACGCGAAGGCCGCCGCCCGCAACGCCGCCGGATGGGAGGTCTGCCTCGCCGCCCTGGACGCGAGGGCGCGGGGCGAGCGGCTCGAAGGCCCGCACGCGGGTGCCACGGCGCCCTGGAAGGAGATCTACCGCGGCTACGTCGAGGCGGGG
- a CDS encoding GNAT family N-acetyltransferase → MHECSIRAATPGDLDGARAVMLDTVYRDFGTGYVPRWHGDIIDLAGAYLASPRHTLLVALDGSDGEVAATAALDSRGPAHPPNPRPLARRYPSGETAQLRRVYVRPGHRRRGLARRLVGELLAFAAADGGYRSVYLHTDPGIPGAEAFWRSLGKAVWDEREEPGGSGVVHFEVPFA, encoded by the coding sequence GTGCATGAATGCAGCATCAGGGCGGCGACCCCCGGCGACCTCGACGGTGCGCGAGCCGTGATGCTCGACACCGTCTACCGCGACTTCGGCACCGGCTACGTTCCGCGCTGGCACGGCGACATCATCGATCTCGCGGGCGCCTACCTGGCCTCGCCCCGCCACACTCTGCTGGTCGCGCTCGATGGCTCCGACGGCGAGGTCGCCGCTACGGCCGCCCTCGACTCCCGCGGCCCGGCCCATCCGCCCAACCCCCGCCCGCTGGCCCGGCGTTACCCGTCGGGGGAGACAGCGCAGCTGCGGCGCGTGTACGTCCGCCCGGGGCACCGCAGACGCGGCCTGGCCCGCCGCCTGGTCGGCGAGCTCCTCGCCTTCGCGGCCGCGGACGGCGGCTACCGCTCCGTCTATCTGCACACGGATCCGGGGATCCCGGGCGCCGAGGCCTTCTGGCGCTCGCTCGGAAAGGCCGTGTGGGACGAGCGCGAGGAGCCAGGCGGTTCCGGTGTCGTCCACTTCGAAGTCCCCTTCGCCTGA
- a CDS encoding bifunctional phosphatase PAP2/diacylglycerol kinase family protein, producing MRFLGELDQRLFTRVAAARLSGADPALIRLSRAADHGRLWFAAAAVLATADGRTARRAAVRGVGSLALASLTVNTVAKWATRRPRPLLDLVPQIRHLTRQPHTTSFPSGHSASAAAFATGVALESTGYGALVAPLAAAVAFSRVYVGVHYPGDVLAGMAIGAGAAALTCRWWPPRQGVPERVRPTTHAPALPGGEDLVVLVDGRAGTGLPGAVLPAVERLRVLLPRAELVEFGPDDDFAALLAGAAGRAARRGGALGVCGGDGSVDAAARAAARHGLALAVFPGGTLNHFALDVGVPDFDDTAVAVARGEAVAVDLGVAAPKEGHDVLFLNAFSIGPYPELLRLRERLEGRWGKWSAEAVALARVLRTATPVELRIDGRPRRLWLLFAGNGHHVPDGFAPAFRPRLDDGLLDLRLIDGDRRYARTRVIAAALAGTLGRSRVYSAAPVSRVRLEGLGGTRNLAYDGEVTCAPDQLTLEKRGRGLAVYRPAVPCAEPARRARLATAMAHHRKRKRGRRLPADGGPSV from the coding sequence ATGCGCTTTCTCGGCGAGCTGGACCAGCGGCTGTTCACCCGGGTGGCCGCCGCGCGGCTTTCCGGCGCCGATCCGGCGCTCATCCGGCTCAGCCGCGCCGCCGACCACGGGCGGCTGTGGTTCGCCGCGGCCGCCGTGCTCGCGACGGCCGACGGGCGCACCGCCAGACGCGCCGCCGTGCGCGGTGTCGGCTCCCTCGCGCTGGCCTCGCTCACCGTCAACACCGTCGCCAAGTGGGCCACCAGGCGCCCCCGGCCGCTGCTCGACCTCGTACCGCAGATCCGCCACCTCACCCGGCAGCCGCACACCACCTCCTTCCCGTCGGGACACTCCGCCTCGGCGGCGGCGTTCGCGACCGGCGTCGCCCTCGAGTCCACCGGCTACGGCGCACTGGTCGCGCCGCTGGCCGCGGCGGTCGCCTTCTCTCGGGTCTATGTCGGCGTGCACTACCCCGGGGACGTCCTGGCCGGTATGGCGATCGGCGCCGGCGCCGCCGCGCTCACCTGCCGCTGGTGGCCGCCGCGCCAAGGGGTCCCGGAACGGGTGCGTCCCACCACCCACGCACCCGCGCTGCCGGGCGGCGAGGACCTGGTCGTCCTCGTCGACGGGCGGGCCGGAACCGGACTGCCCGGCGCGGTCCTGCCGGCCGTCGAGCGCCTGCGCGTCCTGCTGCCCCGGGCCGAACTCGTCGAGTTCGGCCCGGACGACGACTTCGCCGCGCTGCTCGCCGGGGCGGCCGGCCGGGCCGCGCGGCGCGGCGGCGCGCTGGGCGTGTGCGGGGGCGACGGCAGCGTCGACGCGGCGGCGCGCGCCGCGGCCCGCCACGGGCTCGCGCTCGCCGTGTTCCCCGGCGGCACCCTCAACCACTTCGCCCTGGACGTGGGCGTCCCGGACTTCGACGACACCGCCGTCGCGGTCGCCCGGGGCGAGGCCGTCGCGGTGGACTTGGGAGTGGCGGCACCGAAGGAGGGGCACGACGTGCTCTTCCTCAACGCCTTCAGCATCGGGCCGTATCCCGAACTCCTCCGGCTCCGCGAGCGACTGGAGGGGCGATGGGGCAAGTGGTCCGCCGAGGCCGTCGCCCTCGCCCGGGTCCTGCGCACCGCGACCCCCGTGGAACTGCGTATCGACGGCCGCCCCCGACGCCTGTGGCTGCTCTTCGCCGGCAACGGCCACCACGTCCCCGACGGCTTCGCCCCCGCCTTCCGGCCGCGCCTGGACGACGGACTGCTCGACCTGCGCCTGATCGACGGCGACCGCCGCTACGCCCGTACGCGCGTGATCGCCGCCGCGCTCGCCGGCACGCTCGGCCGTTCCCGGGTCTACAGCGCCGCCCCTGTGTCCCGGGTCCGGCTGGAGGGCCTCGGCGGCACGCGGAACCTCGCCTACGACGGTGAAGTCACCTGCGCGCCGGATCAGTTGACGCTGGAGAAGCGTGGTCGCGGACTCGCCGTGTACCGGCCGGCCGTGCCGTGCGCCGAACCGGCCCGGCGGGCCCGCCTCGCCACCGCGATGGCCCACCACCGAAAGCGGAAGAGGGGCCGCCGTCTCCCTGCGGACGGCGGCCCCTCGGTCTAG